Genomic window (Rosa chinensis cultivar Old Blush chromosome 6, RchiOBHm-V2, whole genome shotgun sequence):
GGCTTCGTATTGGGATCTCATTTTCCTTCGTTTGCAAGTGCCTCCAAGCTAGAGCTAAAGCAGCTTTCTTTCCAGCTATCTTGATGGGGGAAGGCCGTGGAAGGCCGCCAGAGTGGTGATGGGCGGAGGCCGCCTCTTCTGAAAGGTCAGAACCGATCGATCTGGGGGTGGGAGGCGAAGGGTTTGGGTAGTGGGCTTTTGGGCCTCTACCGATCTGGGCTGCATATGCAGGCTGGTGAACTGGGCCTAGTTGGTTTAGCTCCCCTTTCCTCCCACACTTGGGTTGGGCTGGGTTTTGGGATTTCTGGGAGGTGGCCTATCCTGCTCTTTACCCTGTACTGTTCCTCGAATGTTGTGGCTGTGCTGAGTGTTGCGACGTACACCATgaaggtcttaggcgtcaagatgtTCAATCCAGTGGTTCCATTTTAGGGCAGTGTAGGGATAGGGAGTTTTTAATTTCTGCATTTTATTTTTGCAGttcctttaggattttagtttgagaaaatgttacaaacagtacccgaactaaggctcattcttaacttcagtacccgactatgcaaaactatcactttggtaccccaagtttgaagtctgacccaagaatggtacacggcGTTAATtagctaaccacgtggcatattttgagggccctcatggtttgccacgtagcaaaaacttaacgctgtgatggacggcgtgtaccattcttaggtcgagcttcaaacttagggtatcaaagtgatagttttgcataatcgggtactgaagttaggagtcgactttagttcgggtactgtttgtaaaattttctcttttagtgtttttggaGATTCATTTTGGATTTTAGTCGTTTTATTCGAGCATTGATTTGTAATATGAGGTGGTCTTTGGACCTCTCaagcttgaccgagtgaggtcgtatgATTTTAATATCAATGGATCAGTCTTCcatttccctcaaaaaaaaaaaaaaggtatccTGGAGAAATGAGTCAAAAGGAGAGCTTTATACACGGTTTACTTCTCTACTACGTGATAACGTGAATGTGGCAAGACAAACCAGATTTAACTTATAGTTTTGAGTTTGTCCATCAATCTGTAATGcaagttcatatatttaggGGCAAAGACTGTTTTGTGAATTACATCTAGTTCACTGCAGTCTGCAGATGAAGACTTCTGTATAATATTAAGTTGTTTTCCGACTTTAAAAACTTGTGGAAGGTAATCAAGTTAATATTTTTGAATTCGTCTTTTCAATAATTGCTTAAAAATCACAGTACAAGGATGTACACATTTTgatgagaaaataaaaacttgtAATTTTAATCAAAAAATGTGTTCCACAGTCCATAGTTTTCAGTGAGAATTCGtgattttagattttttttttttttttttgagaataaaattttGGAGTCAATTCCAAGCTGTATTGTGACATCACATCTTTCCGAATGCTTAGCTTTGTCTCTCCTAGTACCTATTCTGCCAATCTTGCTACGGCTCCAATTCCCAAACTAACACAATCGTCGGATGGTCCCAATCCGACCCCTCCGGCAAAACGTATTCCACAACCAGCCCATCCGCTTCGTGTTCACTAGCGGGCACACTCTTCAGTCTCGTCTTCAATTTCGTCCGCTCTTCTCCGCCAAAAAATGGCTGAATCGCCAACATTCCGACCACCTTCAGCTCTTCTTGTGGTAACTTTACTCAACGTACATAGAACAGGATTGCAGAAATAGAATAAATGTATAACCATAACGCGTCAGGTTTGCAATATGACGTTGTAAATTTATGATAAGCCTAACCATCTCAACTTCACTCAAAAATCCTGGTAACTTTACCAGTCAAAACTGATACACCAGTTGCAATATTACTCTTCAGTTCCCAAGCATCCGCTGATCAATTTAGACATAAGAAAATAATCTCTACATCAGAATCAGAATGACGTTAAAATAATGACACGAGATTGTAACCACATGAATGAACAACTGTGGTTATTCTGATCCTGAAGACCATTGCTGACTGACAGTCGAATGTTAGGAGCAGTGTGCTCGGTTGCTTCAGGCAGAGGGCCTCTGACATGCAGCAAAGAGCTGCCAGCTGATGAATGCCATGATCAGAGAGGTAAAGAGTTGAAATCCTACCACCTCCGGGAAGTACCACCCCAGGCCACGCCTTAGATAGCTACACAAACAATTGATATGTTAGACAggaaaggaaaaacataaaaaagtgCCCTGTATTTCTTGTATGCAGTGGAGTATAAACAGGACCAGCCCTACTGATCAGATTCATCAGAATGTAAAAGGAAAGAAGCTAAGATCAGAAATTTTGGGGGAAGGGAAAGATTACTGCTCAAGTATCAATGCATTATAGCAATGGCTAACTAGCTAatcgtttatttattttttctgtggTAATGGTGATAATAGAATTTAGGAAAGTTAAGTAGCAGACCTTGTGATAGATGGCATGGTTGCCACAATCCCAGCACAGATGTATATTATAGGAATCAGCGTCTTAGGCTTGTTTTTGCGAAGCCACATCAAAGATCCCAATGCAGCAAGGGATATGCTCAAAACCTGGATAAAGAGAAAAGCAGAAACTAATTAGCACAGAACAGAAAATATATTACTCCAAAATCTACGATAAAGTCAAAAACTGAATTATACAAGCCACGTTTAACaggaaaaaaatagaaagaaagcgaTATATGTCAGCCATCAGTTATTGAGATATAACCAACATGAATTCATTATGAACAATTTAGCAATCTATGTCATTAACAGTCTACATAACTAAGGATGCTGGCACAAGGAAACTAAATGAAAACAACTGAAACAAAGGTAATACCAGATTTGCATTTGCCTCAAGGCCTTGCAGAATGTAATCCCAGGTAAATTCTAGTCCTCTGGCACCCACCCACAGAGGTGCCAATCTATGGAGAACCGAATCAGCAAAAGCCCACCCTGCCAATAGTAAGCAGATACCATCAATACAAACTACACTATAAAAGGTAGCAGAAAGAAGAGCTTCAACATTATTCCAGACACTGAAACAACTTTATTACTCACCAAGTCCCACTGCTTGAAATTTATGATTTTGAGAGATGTTCCTATGGGTCAACTGGGTCAAAGCAAAGTAAAGGCCAGCAACATCTATGAAACCGATCAAAGCTTTCAACAATTCCTGAAAACAATCAGAGCAATTAACAATCTGTGAATTACTACTCAAAACCACACTGTGCGAAAAAGAAATGCAAAGCTAGCCAAATTACAACCGAGCTTCTCATTTTACTGCATATAATCATATCAACTACAGCATCTGGTCACACTACATATTGTATCAGAAACAATGCCAATAACTGTAAACTACAAGAACCTGTAATAAATCCGAAACACTGAAAGTTGCACCTACATATTGAAGTTCAAATTTCCACATGGAAATATAAAAACCAAGGAAGGAAATACCTGATATGGATCAAAGCTTTCATTATCAGATACCTTGAGAAAAGTAGCCAAACAAACAAGCTGCAAACAAAGATAGAAAGCCGAAAACCGAAACTCCGTTAGCAGCTAATTCTGGAGATTGAAGGATTATACTGAGCTTTAACGGAGCCTGAATACTAACCTTGACTAGAGCTGTTCCGAGATAAACCACAGCTGCTTTAATGGAGGTGCCGAGTGTGTCATACTCCGATCTGTACCGTACACATACGTATTTGAATCGTATAATAACTgagctagggtttggtttttgaaGAAGACAAAAGGAATTGGGGGTTGAAGTGAATTATGAAGCAGATCcatagaagaagagaaaagagaggggGCTTACAGAGGAGTGGCAGAGTAGTAGACGGCGTGAGGACCAAACGTCAGAATCGCACAGTTGAAGAAGTGAAACACCGTCATTCTccgtctccttcttcttcttcttcttcttcttctttctctctcagtCTCCGACTTGCTGCGATCTGAGCTAGAATTGGGCGACTTCACCACAGTTGAGTCGGGTTATGGGCTTATCCACTCAAAAACAAGACTCCTGGGCTATCTTTTGTTCTAATGCGACTACATTCCGGGCCTTTTTCTGGGCTTATTCTTGTCTTGTATTATAAagttgggtccttgacccaaagcaccaaaattggccAAACTTAACCCatttaccccagcaacaaatttttattctcagTCCCGTTTCAAGCAAAATAACAGTTTTGCCCATAATATATGTCACTCATATCTCTCCCCCAgcacgactctctctctctctctctctccagacgccggctctttctctctctccccgtcaCTCCCTCCTCGTCGGAGTTGATGTCAACCGGCCAGCTTCCTCCTGTCATTCGTACCCCGCGCCAACAAGCCAGACCTCTCGGATCTCCGGCTTATCACTACAACGACCTCAGGCTGCTCTGAATCGAATTCCGGCAAGCTCCGTTCGTTTCCGCCGGCGAAGGAATTGTAGCCATATCCGAAGACGTGCTTTATAGAATCAACACTGAAGAGTCCAGGCGTTGTGGCTCCAGTGCGACTCAAAGTCCGGCTTATTCTTTACCACCGGCCTCGTCAAGCTCAGCTCCGGAGTGAGATTTCCAGATATG
Coding sequences:
- the LOC112172710 gene encoding transmembrane protein 147, with translation MTVFHFFNCAILTFGPHAVYYSATPLSEYDTLGTSIKAAVVYLGTALVKLVCLATFLKVSDNESFDPYQELLKALIGFIDVAGLYFALTQLTHRNISQNHKFQAVGLGWAFADSVLHRLAPLWVGARGLEFTWDYILQGLEANANLVLSISLAALGSLMWLRKNKPKTLIPIIYICAGIVATMPSITSYLRRGLGWYFPEVVGFQLFTSLIMAFISWQLFAACQRPSA